The following are encoded in a window of Pseudalgibacter alginicilyticus genomic DNA:
- a CDS encoding DNA-3-methyladenine glycosylase I, protein MNKKHRCGWCIGDPLYETYHDTEWGVPVHDDNTIFEFLILETFQAGLSWITILRKRENFRKAFDDFDYKKIARYKQNKIDTLLLDAGIIRNKLKIYATITNAIAFIKIQEEFGSFSKYIWGFVDGKPIKNTLKNYKNAPASTTVSNIISKDLKKRGFKFVGPTVVYAHMQATGMVNDHEINCFRYHQV, encoded by the coding sequence ATGAATAAAAAGCACAGATGTGGTTGGTGCATAGGCGATCCTTTATACGAAACCTACCACGATACGGAGTGGGGCGTACCCGTTCATGATGATAATACGATTTTTGAATTTTTAATTTTAGAAACCTTTCAAGCTGGATTAAGTTGGATTACGATATTACGAAAACGTGAAAATTTCAGAAAAGCCTTTGATGATTTTGACTATAAAAAAATAGCCCGTTATAAGCAAAATAAAATTGATACTTTACTTCTAGATGCAGGTATTATTAGAAATAAACTTAAAATATATGCAACCATTACCAATGCTATAGCTTTTATAAAAATTCAAGAAGAATTTGGAAGTTTTAGCAAATATATATGGGGGTTTGTAGATGGAAAACCCATAAAGAATACTCTTAAAAATTACAAAAATGCTCCCGCATCTACCACTGTTAGCAATATTATAAGTAAGGACTTAAAGAAACGAGGGTTTAAATTTGTGGGCCCCACAGTTGTATATGCGCATATGCAAGCTACAGGTATGGTAAATGATCATGAAATTAATTGTTTTAGATACCATCAAGTTTAA
- a CDS encoding thioredoxin family protein, translating to MDSIIKKSLEKSINYQEYRNLLTHLSETNSATGFEITEDLVNYTKLNDRRMKRWDKTVKVSNADKNIISEFKQKITWLVITESWCGDAAHVLPVLNKVAELSDYINLRVVLRDENPELMNAFLTNGSKSIPKLIMIDDATGDVLNTYGPRPSEAASYVKRFKAKNGTLTPEFKEDLQHWYNKDKGQNIIKDLIQLLYKYQSNVYQ from the coding sequence ATGGATTCTATCATAAAAAAAAGTTTAGAGAAAAGTATAAATTATCAAGAATATCGAAATTTGTTAACACATTTATCTGAAACTAATAGTGCTACGGGGTTTGAAATAACGGAAGATTTAGTGAATTATACTAAACTGAATGATAGGCGTATGAAACGATGGGATAAAACGGTTAAAGTATCTAATGCCGATAAGAATATTATCTCAGAATTTAAACAAAAAATTACGTGGTTAGTGATTACTGAAAGTTGGTGTGGAGATGCTGCGCATGTATTGCCTGTTTTAAATAAAGTAGCTGAGCTAAGTGATTATATAAACCTTAGGGTAGTACTTCGAGATGAAAATCCAGAATTAATGAATGCGTTTTTAACAAATGGAAGCAAATCTATTCCTAAACTGATTATGATAGATGATGCTACAGGAGATGTATTAAATACGTATGGTCCTAGGCCAAGCGAAGCAGCCAGTTATGTTAAAAGATTTAAAGCGAAAAATGGTACTTTAACACCAGAATTTAAAGAAGATTTACAACACTGGTACAATAAAGACAAAGGTCAAAATATTATTAAAGATCTTATTCAATTATTGTATAAATATCAATCTAATGTTTACCAATAA